One Amaranthus tricolor cultivar Red isolate AtriRed21 chromosome 1, ASM2621246v1, whole genome shotgun sequence DNA window includes the following coding sequences:
- the LOC130825791 gene encoding protein NUCLEAR FUSION DEFECTIVE 6, mitochondrial-like isoform X2 yields MATYGAARSIFRSTTVRSAASKFTSATKPAARSPFRAPVNNVLSQRIFRCPAELSACLETMQPFHTATASALMTSMLSLSRGSYGWVPDACNDDV; encoded by the exons ATGGCCACATATGGCGCCGCAAGATCCATATTCCGATCAACCACTGTCCGTAGCGCCGCCTCTAAGTTTACCTCCGCTACTAAACCTGCTGCTCGTTCTCCTTTTCGCGCACCTGTTAATAACGTCCTCTCTCAACGTATCTTCAG GTGCCCAGCTGAATTGAGCGCTTGTTTGGAGACAATGCAGCCTTTTCATACTGCAACTGCTTCGGCATTGATGACTTCCATGCTTTCTCTATCTCGCGGTAGCTATGGATGGGTTCCTGATG CTTGCAATGATGATGTGTGA
- the LOC130825791 gene encoding protein NUCLEAR FUSION DEFECTIVE 6, mitochondrial-like isoform X4, translated as MATYGAARSIFRSTTVRSAASKFTSATKPAARSPFRAPVNNVLSQRIFRCPAELSACLETMQPFHTATASALMTSMLSLSRGSYGWVPDGS; from the exons ATGGCCACATATGGCGCCGCAAGATCCATATTCCGATCAACCACTGTCCGTAGCGCCGCCTCTAAGTTTACCTCCGCTACTAAACCTGCTGCTCGTTCTCCTTTTCGCGCACCTGTTAATAACGTCCTCTCTCAACGTATCTTCAG GTGCCCAGCTGAATTGAGCGCTTGTTTGGAGACAATGCAGCCTTTTCATACTGCAACTGCTTCGGCATTGATGACTTCCATGCTTTCTCTATCTCGCGGTAGCTATGGATGGGTTCCTGATG GTAGCTAG
- the LOC130825791 gene encoding protein NUCLEAR FUSION DEFECTIVE 6, mitochondrial-like isoform X1: MATYGAARSIFRSTTVRSAASKFTSATKPAARSPFRAPVNNVLSQRIFRCPAELSACLETMQPFHTATASALMTSMLSLSRGSYGWVPDGCIKTR; this comes from the exons ATGGCCACATATGGCGCCGCAAGATCCATATTCCGATCAACCACTGTCCGTAGCGCCGCCTCTAAGTTTACCTCCGCTACTAAACCTGCTGCTCGTTCTCCTTTTCGCGCACCTGTTAATAACGTCCTCTCTCAACGTATCTTCAG GTGCCCAGCTGAATTGAGCGCTTGTTTGGAGACAATGCAGCCTTTTCATACTGCAACTGCTTCGGCATTGATGACTTCCATGCTTTCTCTATCTCGCGGTAGCTATGGATGGGTTCCTGATG GCTGTATCAAGACTAGATGA
- the LOC130825791 gene encoding protein NUCLEAR FUSION DEFECTIVE 6, mitochondrial-like isoform X3: MATYGAARSIFRSTTVRSAASKFTSATKPAARSPFRAPVNNVLSQRIFRCPAELSACLETMQPFHTATASALMTSMLSLSRGSYGWVPDGL; the protein is encoded by the exons ATGGCCACATATGGCGCCGCAAGATCCATATTCCGATCAACCACTGTCCGTAGCGCCGCCTCTAAGTTTACCTCCGCTACTAAACCTGCTGCTCGTTCTCCTTTTCGCGCACCTGTTAATAACGTCCTCTCTCAACGTATCTTCAG GTGCCCAGCTGAATTGAGCGCTTGTTTGGAGACAATGCAGCCTTTTCATACTGCAACTGCTTCGGCATTGATGACTTCCATGCTTTCTCTATCTCGCGGTAGCTATGGATGGGTTCCTGATG GATTGTAG